The Solanum lycopersicum chromosome 8, SLM_r2.1 DNA segment TAAGTACAACAATTAGAGAAACTAATTATTGATGCAAATTACAGCGAGTTTCTCTTTGACCCTGCTAAATGGCCAAGAGAGCAAATGGATGCAGACTTCTCTAATCTAGCTAAAAAGTTCAATGCGATGAAGTCTGTCGTTCGGGTGCCTGATACTGATCCCAAATATAAGATTTCAATTCTAGCTTCAAAGCAGGTATTGGTTTTAAAACTTCTCAGAGCCTGTTTAAACTGTAATCAAGTTGAATTAAACAATTTTGGTGCAGGAGCACTGTCTTGTGGACTTGTTGCATGGTTGGCAGGATGGGCGGTTTCCTATTCACATAACTTCTGTAATAAGGTAAAGTATGAAATTTCTTCATTGTAGTGATTCAATGTCATTGTAAGGATTGTTTATGGTTTCATATGCTTTTCCATCAGCAACCATGAACGAGGTCCAAACACTCATGTGATCCGGTTTCTTGAGAGGCATGGGATTCCATACTATTATTTGCCAATGACTAaggagaataaaagagaaaaagaaatctTGGATATAGTTGGGGATACTGACTTTTTGGTTCTTGCCAGATACATGCAGGTAATCAACTCACGAGACATAACTGTTAATCTTGTTTTCTCTTACATTGAGATAAAGGTTGATCTGGTCAAATAGGAAATTCTTTGTCATAAAATATGTTCTGGATCATTTTTCTATTGTCCAAACAAATTGATTTTAAGTAGTCCTTTGTATGCTTTGCCGTGACATGCACCTCTCTTACAGAGAAACAACTGTTTATCATGCAGCATGTTCTAGATTGCTTTTTTTATGgtctaaatatttttgttatctgatttttttattacatgCACCACTAGACCTAGTACTTGGACCCTTAAGTTGCGTCTGTATAATACAAATCTGCAGTGATTTTATGCAGGTATTATCTGGGGACTTCTTAAAAAGCTATAAGAAAGATATCATTAATATTCACCATGGCTTGTTGCCATCGTTCAAGGGTAGTAATCCATCTAAGCAGGTTCCTTTCCTGTCTCCATTTCTTCAAGTGGCCATTTTCCTGTTTCTTTCTACGGAATTATAGCTTGATAAGATGTATTTATCTGTTGGTAGGCTTTTGATGCTGGCGTTAAGTTGATTGGGGCGACAACTCACTTCGTTAGTGAAGAACTAGATTCGGGACCAATCATTGAGCAACTGGTAATAGTTTTCATGTTTGAATCATggtatttatgtcatttttaaaGCGTCTTGTGTTTGTTTTATAAATTGAACTGCTTGGTAATATTCCTTAAAAGTGGTGATGATTTTAATCTTTATTATCTTTTCAGTACTTTTACTTGTGAAGCTAAAGGTACTCTGCTTCCTTCCAACATTCTCTGATAGAAGTATTCTGCAAAATAATTGACATATTCTTGTAGTTTGTGAGGTTGTATGTACAAATATTTAGTTTGACATAAGAAATGGTTTTCCAATAGGCTTGTTTTACTGGACCAGCTTTCCCTTGCTTTCACCTTTCTATACTTTCTCGTGCAACGATATTATGCATAACTTAGTGGTTTTACTTGGTTAAATTGTGATCTGAAGGCAAATGTTAGTCCTGCCAACACCAACAAGAACTAGGCCTCAGGCCCAAACAACATGTCATTGCTGTTGATTGATTCTATTCTTGTTATTTTAATCCTTTGCTTTTCCTCTCTTGTTCATGCATGGTTTTTTTCCTCCGATTTTTGTTTCTCcgtgttattttatatttccttACATGGACTTGATTGTTTCCTTCTTCATGCAAGTTTTCACCATCTCACCTTGTATTTATAGTTTCAACCTTCTAATTTATTCTTCAAATGTACAATAACTATCCTTGAAGTATCTTTGGGAGACTGGCTATCTTTCTAGTAGGTTCTGATTATCATCGAAAATTTGCACTCCCAGATTTTATTGTTGCAAGCTTTTGATCTTTCAGGTTGAAAGGGTTTCTCATAGAGATAATTTGCGGACATTTATACAAAAGTCTGAGGATGTTGAGAAAAGGTGTCTTGCAAAAGCAATCAAATCATACTGTGAACTGCGTATTTTTCCATATGAGGCGAACAAGACTGTTGTTTTTAGGTCCTGATTGAAAAGGAAGCTGTGGTAGCTGCATCATCTCTTTCCATTCTGTCCATCATTCGGGTGATCATCGATATCATCGTTATCACTCAGTTATCCAAGCAAAACTTCCACACAGGCCACTCCGAGAAGTAAAGACACAGAAGGTGTTTCATCTggaaaaaggaaagagaaaTAAAGAGGTTTCATCTGAATTCATGTTTTAAAATTCCAATTTTTAAGACACTGTCTTGATATCTGTTTCCATCTTATCACATGCAACAGATATTTGTACAAGTTCCAAATTCTGTTCTTTGATATCAAAAGTGCCTCAAAGCTGCTTTCAATTGTTATAGAACTTTTAAACCTTTTGTcatttgaattatgtttttgGGTACTAATCATCTGGTGGTATCTGATTCCCACTGTCTcgattaattcaaatttccgTGCTATTAGGGATTTTTCCATTTTCAGGGCTCGAACTATGTTTTAGTGCATGCCATTTGAATTATGTTATTGTATGACCCTatggtgatgaaattcaaatTCCTTTTAGGGTCAAAT contains these protein-coding regions:
- the LOC101259867 gene encoding formyltetrahydrofolate deformylase 2, mitochondrial, which codes for MPKEKSDKLQNIYIYILVLKAERFGWKTKNKKEVKHRKQLGERKMNFLRRVISPGSRSQVSQFANRSFKITQKHYGSIAQPTSSSLVHGIHQFHCPDVVGILAKLSDCIASREGNILSADIFVPDDNHVFYSRSEFLFDPAKWPREQMDADFSNLAKKFNAMKSVVRVPDTDPKYKISILASKQEHCLVDLLHGWQDGRFPIHITSVISNHERGPNTHVIRFLERHGIPYYYLPMTKENKREKEILDIVGDTDFLVLARYMQVLSGDFLKSYKKDIINIHHGLLPSFKGSNPSKQAFDAGVKLIGATTHFVSEELDSGPIIEQLVERVSHRDNLRTFIQKSEDVEKRCLAKAIKSYCELRIFPYEANKTVVFRS